One Aspergillus oryzae RIB40 DNA, chromosome 2 genomic window carries:
- a CDS encoding uncharacterized protein (predicted protein): protein MTIRMANTSLSEASIYSCGPPGICQPESAITPPDRRRGSPACWSIPAGVYTARELVRRFAPLLDTVVHHLGPDPPNTKPARIVLLDNVAANLSTDTRESSLPLYDLSDISRREVRDQARRIGQVLVQWAREYTDEPYDPDLYLRGPGDGHLLLQSSLALMYARCTRPHHMQLLSEYMRQMVVLRDALLPFQNFYAVPIPVDGRARGIRHLEAPRERFLTTVFAGHITQASVVSLARAVLAPDLPVTMTGGYGFQYTHGLILPAILAGGVVPYHLLRYVPSKMDSSAVEVLFDYHFPDYHEAPRGDIPAGPPTILTRYPIDLPNQKEELQTAGIGLQAGSSTSAIRGLELRLEFKSGDTARVDVGQIARGLRHSYEAREETRDSTTNHTVFLHSASEILIQPGWGLSTAETAGFHVIPVDDPTIALALLGKLYPRNVILLPNDEQLGQTDDVGEDSEAKFVIWGGFKRGGLKGVF from the coding sequence ATGACCATCAGGATGGCGAATACTTCCCTTTCTGAGGCCTCGATATACAGTTGCGGGCCACCAGGGATTTGTCAACCGGAATCAGCTATAACACCTCCCGACCGCCGACGTGGCTCACCAGCATGCTGGTCAATCCCCGCAGGAGTATACACGGCTCGCGAGCTGGTCCGACGCTTCGCTCCCTTGCTAGATACAGTTGTGCATCATCTGGGCCCTGATCCACCAAATACAAAGCCCGCACGCATCGTGCTGCTAGACAACGTCGCCGCCAATCTATCCACGGACACGCGGGAGTCTTCACTGCCCTTATACGATCTCTCAGACATCAGCCGCCGCGAAGTAAGAGACCAGGCCCGACGGATAGGTCAGGTACTCGTCCAGTGGGCCCGCGAATACACCGACGAACCGTATGATCCGGACCTGTACCTGCGCGGTCCCGGCGatggccatcttctcctccagtCCAGTCTAGCATTGATGTATGCCCGTTGCACCCGGCCACATCACATGCAACTTCTCAGTGAATACATGCGCCAGATGGTCGTCCTACGCGACGCGCTGCTTCCCTTCCAAAACTTTTACGCAGTGCCGATCCCGGTCGACGGCAGGGCACGCGGCATTCGCCACCTCGAAGCACCACGGGAAAGGTTTCTCACCACTGTGTTCGCCGGACACATCACACAGGCATCCGTCGTATCCTTAGCCCGGGCAGTGCTTGCCCCGGACCTCCCTGTCACAATGACAGGCGGGTACGGCTTCCAGTATACACATGGTCTGATCCTCCCAGCCATACTGGCAGGCGGGGTGGTTCCATACCATTTGTTGCGGTATGTTCCCTCGAAAATGGATTCCTCGGCAGTGGAGGTTCTCTTCGACTACCATTTCCCGGATTATCATGAGGCACCGCGCGGAGACATACCGGCAGGACCGCCGACGATATTAACCCGCTATCCAATCGACCTTCCGAATCAAAAAGAGGAGCTCCAGACAGCTGGCATAGGGCTTCAGGCAGGGTCCTCGACATCAGCCATCCGGGGCCTCGAGCTGCGTCTGGAGTTCAAGAGTGGCGACACGGCAAGGGTGGACGTCGGGCAAATCGCCCGCGGGCTACGGCACTCATACGAGGCACGTGAAGAAACACGCGATAGTACGACAAACCATACCGTTTTCCTGCACTCTGCGTCcgagatcctcatccagcCGGGATGGGGACTGAGCACAGCGGAGACGGCTGGATTCCATGTCATACCGGTCGACGATCCAACGattgccttggctttgtTGGGGAAGTTGTACCCTCGAAACGTAATCCTTCTACCGAATGATGAGCAACTAGGACAAACAGATGATGTTGGGGAGGACTCGGAAGCGAAGTTTGTCATTTGGGGAGGGTTCAAGAGAGGTGGTCTTAAGGGGGTGTTTTAA
- a CDS encoding uncharacterized protein (predicted protein), protein MYRSHDATVRHDKVYALLGLCADDPKASALEPNYGLPWSDALKKGTTYILGGKCSVQTWPDTDIAVIKGKGWILGYIAQVRPRSSEDDQAYVSIQFNHTAEWSS, encoded by the exons ATGTACCGAAGCCACGATGCCACCGTTCGGCATGATAAAGTGTATGCGCTGCTGGGTTTGTGTGCCGATGACCCAAAAGCATCTGCCTTGGAACCAAACTATGGCCTCCCTTGGAGTGATGCCCTCAAGAAGGGCACTACTTACATCCTTGGAGGGAAGTGCTCGGTGCAAACATGGCCTGACACGGATATAGCAGTGATAAAAGGCAAGGGATGGATATTGGGCTATATCGCGCAGGTTCGACCGAGGAGTTCTGAAGATGACCAAGCGTATGTCAGCATTCAATTTAATCATACTGCTGAATGG AGCTCCTGA